Genomic window (Streptomyces sp. NBC_01431):
GAGTCGCTGCCTGTCCACCTGCGGGGTTGAGGGGTGCGGCAGGCCGCGGCGCCCGCCCCGGCCGGAGCCGGAGACGGGCGCCCTCGACTCAGCTCACCGTGAGCGAGGTGTCGTCCACGACGAACGACGTCTGGAGCTTGGATCCCTCGGTGGCGGTGAACTTGAGGGTCACCGTCTGCCCGGCGTAGGCGCCGAGGTCGAACGTGCGCGGGGCGTAGCCGCTCGCCGCGTTCAGGTTGGAGTACGTGCCGAGCGTGGCGAGGACCGTACCGCCGCTGCCCAGCACCTGGACCTTGAGGCTGTCGTACGCCGTGCTCGTCGTCGTCTCGGCCGTGTCGATGTGCAGCTGGAAGCCGAGCGAGGCGTTGCAGCCCGCCGGGATCGTCACCGTCTGCGCCAGGGTGTCGGTGTGCGCGGTGCCCTTGCCGCCGAGCCAGGCCTTGTACGCGCCGGAGTGCGCGGGCTCGGTGCTGCTGGTGTTGATGATGCCGCTGGTCGCCGTCCAGCCCGAACTGCCGGACTCGAAGCCGGGGTTGGCGAGCAGCTGGGCGCTCGTGCACGGCGACGGCGACGGAGAGGGGCTGCCGCCACTGCCGCCGGCGCCCGACAGCCAAGCAGTGGCGTTGAGTGCGAGCGCGGCGTCCGTACCCGCCGGGTCGTTCCAGCCGTCGTACAGCGTGTTGCCCGACTGGCCGGTGCCGTCGTCGATGGGTGAGCTGTCACCCCAGAACGCGATACGGCCGCTGCCGAAGGTGCTGGTGGCGAAGAAGGCGCCGGTGTTGCCCGAGTAACCGGTGCGGTAGACCTCGCCCTTGGCGGCCGGGTTGTCGGCGGGCTTGAGCGTGGCGGTGGTGCCGTTGCGGATGATGCTTCCGGTCACCTTCCCGAACGAGCCGTTCAGGACCGGGTCGGTGCCATCGCCCGTGGCCCTCGGGTTGTCGGTGGCGATGTTGAGCGAGTCCACCGAGAAACCGAACGGGTCGTTGCTGTTCACGCTGTTGTTGGACATCAGGTCGTTGATGACCTGCACCGCGTCCGCACCGTCGTTGTTGCGGTCCGAACCGGTGTGGTCGGAGATGAGGAAGAGACCGCCGCCGTTCTTGACGAACTGCATGACGGCGGTCTTCTCCGACGCGCTGAGCAGCACGTTGGGCTCCGGCAGTACGAACGTGTCGAAGTTCTTCAGATCGAGCGGCGACGACGTGCCGTAGGTGATGGTGTTGCCCGACGGCAGCGTCTTCAGCGCGTAGTCGCCGGTCTTCTGCAGCGCCACGCCCCACGAGGACAGCGCCCCGGTCCAGTCCGTCTCGGCCGAGGGCGACGGGTTCTGGCCCAGCGGGTCCGGCTGGCTGGTGCTGATGATCCAGTCGGCGTTGCCGGCGGTCTCCGCCTTGGAGTTGTCGAACAGCACGCGGTGCTGGGTGGCGGCCGCGGGAGCGGCGGGAGCGGTGGCGGCCTGGGCGGCGGCGCCCCCGGCGGCGACCAGCGCGCCGAGAGCGGTGAGCACACCGGCGGCCCGCCGGCGCGATCGGCCGGAACTTCTGGCTCCGAACATCCTGCATACCTCCATGAGGGGTGGGGGAGAGGCGGTGCGGGTATCAAGTCTGCGCGCGTAGAACGTCGTTGTACGGACGCACGGGCAGCGTGTGGTTGAACCGTACATGGCAACGAGGGGTGGTCGGCAGGGCTTGACGGTGGCGAAATCCGTCGGCAATCGAGCGTCCGGCGGTAGTTCTGCGCTCGTACGGAGGACGCTGGGGGAAGAACGCTGACGGGGAGCCCGTACGGGGATGTGCTGCGGGCGGAAATCGGGGAGGTTGTCGATGGCTACTGGCACCAGGCTGCGCCCAGTGGGCGACCAGGACGTGCGACTGCGCCACACGGTGGTGCACGGGTACCGCCGGGCGTACCGGATCGCGGGAGAGGGGCCGCCCGTGGTGCTGATCCACGGCATAGGCGACTCGTCGGCCACCTGGGCCGAACTGATCCCCGGCCTGGCCCGCCGCTACACCGTCCTCGCGCCCGACCTGCTCGGCCACGGCGCTTCGGACAAACCGCGCGCCGACTACTCGGTGGCCGCCTACGCCAACGGAATCCGCGACCTGCTCGGCGTCCTCGGCATCGAGCGGGCCACCCTGGTCGGGCACTCGCTCGGCGGCGGCGTGGCCATGCAGTTCGCCTACCAGTTCCCCGAGCACGCCGACCGGCTCGTCCTGGTCGGCACGGGCGGCGTGGGCCGCGAGGTCAACCCGGTACTGCGCGCCGCGGCCCTGCCCGGCGCCGACCTGCTGCTCGCCACGCTCTCCTGGCCCGGCATGCGGCTGTCGACCCGGCTCGCCATCGAGCTGTTGCGGCTGCTCGGGACCGACCTCGGCCAGGACGCGCCCGACCTGCTCAACCTCGTGGACGCGCTGCCCGACGCCACGTCCCGCAACGCCTTCATCCGCACCCTGCGCGCCGTGGTCGACTGGCGCGGCCAGGTCGTCACCATGCTCGACCGCTGCTACCTCACCCAGGGCGTGCCCACGATGCTGATCTGGGGCTCGCGCGACAGCGTCGTGCCCGAAGTCCACGCCCACCGGGCGCACGCCGCCATGCCGGGCAGCCGCCTGGAGATCTTCGAAGGGGCCGGACACTTCCCCTTCCACGCCGATCCGGCCCGCTTCCTTGCCCTGGTGGAGGACTTCGTGGAAACCACCCGGCCCGCCGACTGGAGCGCCCAGCGGTGGCACGACCTGCTGCACACCGGCCGCTCGGCCACCACGGCGGCCGACCCCGACCCTGTCTACGAGGCGGTCGTGGAGCGGGAGTTGAGGGTGGAGAGCGAACGGAGCGCCACGTAGGCGCGCCTCTCCCCAGCCTCGGTACGGATGTGGTGCACCGGCCGGGCCGGACCAGGCCTGGCCGGTACTCGGCCCCGGTCCCTCGTCGAGTACTGCCTCCATCACCGCCTTGGTGATCGGCGTGCCCAGCCACGCCGCGTCAGGGCAGGCAAATGCCCGACGCGGCGTCGTGTGCAATTCACCCGGCGCACATGTGGCGAGCCAATACTCACTGCGCGAAAGCCACTGCGGAAACCACATAGGGACCACCCGGGATTCGACTGTGCACCACGTCGCAGAGAACGGCACGCCCATGCTCTCGATATCCACCGCAACCACGGCCACCACCTCCTACGTCACCTCCATCGCGGACAGCGAGGAGCAGATCCGGGCCGCTCAGCGGCTGCGTCACCGCGTGTTCGGCGAGGAGATGGGAGCCACCCTCCCCACGACGCTGCCCGGCCACGACATCGACGCCTTCGACTCGATCGCCGACCACCTGATCGTCACCGACACCTCGACCGGCGATGTGGTCGGCACCTATCGGCTGCTTCCTCCCGGCCGCGCCCAACGTTCCTACTCCGAGGGCGAGTTCGACCTCACGGCACTCGCCGGTCTGCGGCCGTCGATGATCGAGACGGGGCGGTCCTGTGTGCACCCCGACCACCGCTCGGGCGCCGTCATCAACCTGATGTGGTCCGCGCTCGCCCGCTACGTCCTGCTGTCCGGCCACCGCCATCTCGCGGGCTGCGCGTCCGTACCGCTCCATGACGGCGGCGCGGCCGCCTCCAGCGCGTGGCTGCTCGGCAATGCCAAGCACTCCTCGCCGCCCGAGTTGCGGGTGCACCCGCGGCGCCCCTGGATGCCCGCCGGGCCGGCCGGCGGCCGCCCGAGCTACGCCGACCTGCCGCCGCTGCTGCGCGGCTACTTCCGCCTCGGTGCCTGGATGTGCGGGGCACCCGCCTACGACCCCGACTTCGACGTCGCCGACTTCTTCGTGCTGCTCGACATGGACCGGCTCAGCGACCGCCACCGCCGCTACTTCCTCGGGGACACCCGGTGAACCCCTGGTCGGTGGAGGCGCCCTGCACTTCGGCCTGTGTGAGGGCGGCCACGCCCCGAGTGCCGCTCGGTGAGACCGTGCGCCGCTATGTGGCGCTCACCCACACCCTCGTCCGCGCCGACGCGATGGGGGAGCGGCTCGCCGACCCCCGGATCCTGCGCACCCAGGCCCACGCCGTACTCGACGCGCTGGGCGTCCGTCTCGAATCCGGCCCCTCCCTGCCCG
Coding sequences:
- a CDS encoding alpha/beta fold hydrolase — its product is MATGTRLRPVGDQDVRLRHTVVHGYRRAYRIAGEGPPVVLIHGIGDSSATWAELIPGLARRYTVLAPDLLGHGASDKPRADYSVAAYANGIRDLLGVLGIERATLVGHSLGGGVAMQFAYQFPEHADRLVLVGTGGVGREVNPVLRAAALPGADLLLATLSWPGMRLSTRLAIELLRLLGTDLGQDAPDLLNLVDALPDATSRNAFIRTLRAVVDWRGQVVTMLDRCYLTQGVPTMLIWGSRDSVVPEVHAHRAHAAMPGSRLEIFEGAGHFPFHADPARFLALVEDFVETTRPADWSAQRWHDLLHTGRSATTAADPDPVYEAVVERELRVESERSAT
- a CDS encoding GNAT family N-acetyltransferase, whose product is MLSISTATTATTSYVTSIADSEEQIRAAQRLRHRVFGEEMGATLPTTLPGHDIDAFDSIADHLIVTDTSTGDVVGTYRLLPPGRAQRSYSEGEFDLTALAGLRPSMIETGRSCVHPDHRSGAVINLMWSALARYVLLSGHRHLAGCASVPLHDGGAAASSAWLLGNAKHSSPPELRVHPRRPWMPAGPAGGRPSYADLPPLLRGYFRLGAWMCGAPAYDPDFDVADFFVLLDMDRLSDRHRRYFLGDTR
- a CDS encoding hydrolase — protein: MFGARSSGRSRRRAAGVLTALGALVAAGGAAAQAATAPAAPAAATQHRVLFDNSKAETAGNADWIISTSQPDPLGQNPSPSAETDWTGALSSWGVALQKTGDYALKTLPSGNTITYGTSSPLDLKNFDTFVLPEPNVLLSASEKTAVMQFVKNGGGLFLISDHTGSDRNNDGADAVQVINDLMSNNSVNSNDPFGFSVDSLNIATDNPRATGDGTDPVLNGSFGKVTGSIIRNGTTATLKPADNPAAKGEVYRTGYSGNTGAFFATSTFGSGRIAFWGDSSPIDDGTGQSGNTLYDGWNDPAGTDAALALNATAWLSGAGGSGGSPSPSPSPCTSAQLLANPGFESGSSGWTATSGIINTSSTEPAHSGAYKAWLGGKGTAHTDTLAQTVTIPAGCNASLGFQLHIDTAETTTSTAYDSLKVQVLGSGGTVLATLGTYSNLNAASGYAPRTFDLGAYAGQTVTLKFTATEGSKLQTSFVVDDTSLTVS